The region GAAGCCAAACTGCAATTAGAACATACAAAAGGCTAGTCAGGAAATACTGAGGATCCGCTTCGAAGGAAGATTTTTGGATCTGAGATTGTCCGAATCTTTTCTTTAATTCTTCGAATTCCAAACCCAATCTCTTGGTATCTCTTAAGAAAAGTCTTTCTCCTATTCTAAACTGTCTACCTTTCTGATCCTTTAGCAGAAAGATCGCAGTTCTATTAAAATGAAAGGTATAATAGGAAGAAATCTCCGGCCAAGAGAGCTTCCATGCAGTTCGAATAGATCCGAAAAAACGAGGAAGTATCTTTAGCTCGATTCCTTTTTCATCCACGATCACTCTTCCTTTCTGCACGGAATACAAAAAAGCCATTACGCATAAAAAGACCGAGAGGAGTCTATATTCCTGGCTTTTCAAATGAGAAAGTACATTAGAAAACCAAGATATTCCTTCCAAACCCTTTTGAACGAATTCTAACTCCAGGATCCTAAGCGGGATGATCACGGAGACCAGATAGATCAAAGGGCGAATCGTGATCGGCCTTACCTCAAAAACAAGCTTTTCAGTTTCGCTCAATCTCTATCTTCCTTATGAAGCAAATTGCAGGAAAAGAATGCCACCTAATGCTGCGAACTTCAGCACTTCCCATTTCCAGACATTCTTTCTTCCATCCCATAAAAGACCTAAAGAAAGAAGAGCGAGAAGGAACCAAAGTCCGAATCCAAGAAACGCCGGTGTTTGCACTTTTCCTAATTTAACAAGTTTTAATAAATAAACAGAAGAAGCTGCTAAAAGTAAAAACTGTAGGATCCCATACCATTTGGCCGAGGCAGAGATTACCGGATCGAACTTTCTATACTTAGATCGATCGATTTCCGAAATCCTCTTCTCTCCTCCCAAAGAATCCGGTCTCCAGTCTGGCTTCTTGATCAGAAGAAGGAACTTATCCTTCCAACCAGGAGTTTCCTTTACCAAACCCCAAAGAGAAATGTAGACATGAAAATTCGCCCACACAGGATTAAAAGTAGGAAGAGGCTCTGTCAGACCGTAGATCGGTTCCTTCTTCTCCTCAGCATACGTGCCAAACCATTTATCCCAGAGAATAAAAATGCCTCCATGGTTCTTATCCAGATACTCAGGATCTCTTCCATGATGAACTCTATGATGAGAAGGAGTCAGAAGAACTTTTTCCATCCAGCCAAGTTTACCGATCAATCGGGTATGTACCCAAAACTGATAGATCTTCAAAATCCCATGACAAAAAAAGAACATCCACCAAGGCACTCCTAGTAATGCCAAAGGAAGGTTGAACGCATACTCGAATGCTCTTTGCACCATGGACTGACGCATAGCAACAGTCAGGTTGAATTCCTCACTCGAATGATGAGTGACATGGCAGGCCCAAAGAAAATGGACTTCATGAGTCGCCCTATGGAACCAATAGTAGATAAAATCCACCGCAACTAAAACAAAGGTCCAGGCAAGAAAAGCATCCGCTCTGAAAAACCAACCATTCTCATTCTTTCCGAACGGAGAAGCACTCGGAAAATCGGACAAATGAAACACCGATTGCAATGAGAAGAATATTCTAATTTTCTCATATACATACAGGGACACGATCGTGATCAGCACACCGCTAATAGAATACAAGATACCTGTAGCCAGATCGGTGATCGAATCGTTCCAACGATAGACTTCTTTTCTTCTTCCCCAAAGAGATTCTAAAAGGACAAATCCCAGAAAGAAAGGAACCGCCTTATCTAAAATCGTTTCTTCCATGTTGGATCCTCAGTGCTGGTCCACTGTGTTCAAAAACTTAGCTAGTTTTCTTACGATAAAACGAGGAGTGATTCTCACTGACTGAGCCATAACCTTGTTCGCGATTCCGGAGACAACGACAGCTTTGCCTGATTTCACTCCATCGTATCCGATCTTAGCTACGAAGGAAGCCTCCGCCTTAGGAACAAGACCACTATTTAGGATGGCAGACTTATCCATCTCCGCTCTCTTAAAGAATTCGGTTTTGGTCGGCCCGGGACAAAGGCAGGTAACCGTGATGCCGTCTTTTCGAACTTCTTCAGCGAGTCCTTCTGAGAAGAATAGAACGTATGCCTTCGATGCATAATAATTCGTCATCATCGGCCCAGGCTGAAACGCTGCGGTAGAAGCGACATTTAGGATCTTGCCGGAATGTCTTTCTCTCATCTCTTTCAAGAACAAATGAGTGAGCTCCACAAGAGAGGTTACATTGACTTGGATGAGATCTAATTCTTCTTTCAGATCCAGTGCGTGAAATTTTCCGTTCGTGCCAAAACCTGCGTTGTTGACTAACAGATCCACGAGAGCTTTTTTCTTTTTAGCGAAATCATAGATCTTCTTAGGAGACTTAGGATCGGCAAGATCTGCGGAGAGAATTTCTACGCTCGCTCCCAAACTTTCCATTTCCTTTTTCACCGAATTTAGCGTCTTAGTATTTCTTGCGACTAAGATCAGATCGTATCCGTCCTTAGCAGCGAGTTTTGCGATCTCATATCCGATCCCGACAGTTGCGCCGGTAATCAAAGCGGTTTTTTTCATGATACTTACTATTCCCTTTAGAAAGAGACCTGCTCTTTCTTTCGATGCCAATATTAGATTTGGTTTTATACTTAGGAAAGAAGAAAATGAGAAACGAATCGCAAGAAGATGTAGGAAGTCCTACAATTTCGAAAAACGCTTTACCTCTCGAATCGAATGCGTATCATCTTGAACTCTCATGATGAAACTATACGGTTATCCGATCAGTAATTATACTAATAAAGTCAAATTGGCACTCTTGGAAAAGGGACTGGAATTCGAGGATGTGCGTACCGGATTCTCTCAAGAAGAAGAATTTTTACAGAAAAGTCCGATGGGTAAGATTCCCTATTTGGAAGTGGATGGAAAGTTTCTCTTCGAATCCCAAGCTATCTTGGAATTTTTAGATGAGGCATATCCGGACACCAAACGCCTCATTCCTAAAGATCCTTTCGAAGCCGCTCATGTCCGTTCCATTATCTCAATGATCGAAGGCTATATTGATATCCCTGCTCGCAGGATCTATACTAAGATCGTAGAAGGCATCGAACTCACTCCTGAAACGATAGAGTCTGCAAAAAAATCCATGCAGAAAGGAGTAAAGGCTCTCTCGAGGATCGTAAAATTCTCTCCTTATATCGCCGGAAAAGAATTCACTGCGGCAGACTGCTCAGCATTCGCTACCTTTTCGATCATCAACGATCATATTGGAGACTGGATCAGTCCAAATCCGCTAGACGAACTTCTCGGTTTGAAACCATATCTGGAAATGATGTTAGCCGATCCGAAGGCTGCAAAAGTAGATAAGGCAAAATCTACCGTTATGAAGGCCTTAAAAAGAATTCGAAAACAATTCTAAACTCTTTAGATCACCTGAATTTTTGTGCGCCGCGTTTCTTAGTAAGGAAAATGTTCCTGAAAACGAGGTTTCTAAAAATCTGGTTGACTGGTTCGGTTCGGAAATTAACTTGCTGGTGTCTTTATGGAAACAGAGAAAGTCATTTCCGTCCCAATCAAAGAACTTCCTCATCTAAAAGTGATTCTTGCTGGATGGTACAATTTTTTAAAGGATAGCTACGACCAGAAAGCCATCGATGCGAATTCTTTTAAGGACTCTCTCAAGACGAACGTGGTCTATAATATTGATTCGGACCAGATAGAATTGCTTCTCTCTGGCACAGAACAACTTCTGCAGAATTTCCGAAAAAAGCTCTCTTAAGATTTTTTCTTTTTCAAGATAAATGGCCTATATTTCGCTTAGGCCACTAAATCATATAATTTTAATAAAGCATCCGGTTCTGGGTCTCTTCCTAAGAACTTTTTGAATAGAACCATTGCATTTTCGGAGCCGCCCTTCTCCAAGACTTCTGTTCTATATTTAAAAGCAAGAGCCTCGTCAAAAATTCCCTTGGAACGGAATGCAAAGAATGCATCTGCTGCGAGTAACTCGGCCCACTTATAACTGTAATAGCCTGCGGCATATCCGCCTGAGAAAATATGACCGAACCCATTTTGGAATCTATTATAGCCCGGTGGGATCATCACACTCACTTCATTTCGAACCTGATCCAAAATATTTTGGACTTCAGACTCGGAATGTTTTTGCAAATGGATCCTGATATCAAAGATACCGAACTCTAACTGCCGTACCACTCCCATCCCGGCCAAAAAGTTTTTAGTGTCCTTGAGCTTTTGTGCAAGCTCAGTCGGCATAGGCTTTCCAGTTTCATGATGGTACGCAAAGAAACTCAATACTTCCGGCTCGTAGGCAAAATTTTCTAAGAACTGAGAAGGAAATTCCACAGCATCCCATTCCACACCGTTGATCCCACTGACAGGAGGCTCGTCAATCTTTGCGCACAAATGGTGAAGAGCATGTCCCATCTCATGGAAGAATGTAACTACATCCGAATGTTTCAGCAAAGAAGGAGCTCCTTCCTTAGAAGGAGGAAAATTGCAGACTACAAATGCAGAAGGAAGAATAATCTTATCAGCAATCTTGTTTCTGGTTTCCCAATGATTCATCCAGGCTCCGCCTTGCTTGTCCTTACGGGCTTCTAAATCCAAGTAGAGACGAGCCACGATATCGTTTCCGTTCTTTACATGAAATACTTCCGTTTTAGGATCCCAGATAGGAGCGCTTGCCTTCTCAAATTTCAAACCAAGCAATTTTTCGATAAAAGAGAATGCTCCCTTTACCACGGTGTTCTTTTCGAAATAAGGTCTCGTCTCTTCCTCATCAAAATCATATAAGGATTTCTTTAATTTCTCGGATACATAGGAAGAATCGTATGCCTGCAAATCGGAGATTCCGAGTCCTTTGGCAAAATCTTGCAATTGGGTAAATTCTTTCTGAGCTACCGGCTTTGCCATTTGTCCTATCTTTTCTAAGAAAGAAAGGACCTGCGTAGGAGAGTCCGCCACCTTAGTAGCCAAGGAAGACTCTGCAAAATTTTGGTATCCTAAGATCTTTGCGGATTCGTCTCTTAGACTTAAGATCTCTTCGAGCACTTTTCCATTTTGAGGAGCTCTGGTAACGTAAGCCTTATACAATTCCTCTCTCTTAGAACGATTGGTCCCATAAGTCATATAAGCGCTATAACTAGGAAATTGAAGAGTGAATGTATAGGTTCCATCTTCATTTCTGTACAATGCCTTATCCGATTCAGGAAGTTCCTTTACATCCTCTTCGGATTCTATCTTTAACTCGAAAGAATTGGTAGCATCCAAAAGATTTTGAGAGAATTGATTTTGCAGATCGGAAAGCCGAAGATGGATCTCTTGGATACGATCCTTCTCCTTTGTAGGAAGTCCCACCCCGCCAAGCTTAAATTGCAAGATAGCGTCCTCTAAGACTTTCGCTTTGGGACGATCTAAGCTCTTCTTCTCTTTTTCATAAATGGTGGAATACGCTCGATAGAGTTCCTCATTCTGACTGAGCTCCGTATAAAACTCGGTCACCTCAGGAAGGATCTCCGTATAATTTGCTTGGGTTTCTTCGCTATTCTTCACGCTGTTTAGATGAGAAAGAACGGTAAACTCTTCCTGCAATTCTTCCATTACATCGTTCAAGGGTCGTATTACAGACTCATAATTCAGATCAG is a window of Leptospira semungkisensis DNA encoding:
- a CDS encoding sterol desaturase family protein, with the protein product MEETILDKAVPFFLGFVLLESLWGRRKEVYRWNDSITDLATGILYSISGVLITIVSLYVYEKIRIFFSLQSVFHLSDFPSASPFGKNENGWFFRADAFLAWTFVLVAVDFIYYWFHRATHEVHFLWACHVTHHSSEEFNLTVAMRQSMVQRAFEYAFNLPLALLGVPWWMFFFCHGILKIYQFWVHTRLIGKLGWMEKVLLTPSHHRVHHGRDPEYLDKNHGGIFILWDKWFGTYAEEKKEPIYGLTEPLPTFNPVWANFHVYISLWGLVKETPGWKDKFLLLIKKPDWRPDSLGGEKRISEIDRSKYRKFDPVISASAKWYGILQFLLLAASSVYLLKLVKLGKVQTPAFLGFGLWFLLALLSLGLLWDGRKNVWKWEVLKFAALGGILFLQFAS
- a CDS encoding SDR family NAD(P)-dependent oxidoreductase, translated to MKKTALITGATVGIGYEIAKLAAKDGYDLILVARNTKTLNSVKKEMESLGASVEILSADLADPKSPKKIYDFAKKKKALVDLLVNNAGFGTNGKFHALDLKEELDLIQVNVTSLVELTHLFLKEMRERHSGKILNVASTAAFQPGPMMTNYYASKAYVLFFSEGLAEEVRKDGITVTCLCPGPTKTEFFKRAEMDKSAILNSGLVPKAEASFVAKIGYDGVKSGKAVVVSGIANKVMAQSVRITPRFIVRKLAKFLNTVDQH
- a CDS encoding glutathione S-transferase family protein encodes the protein MMKLYGYPISNYTNKVKLALLEKGLEFEDVRTGFSQEEEFLQKSPMGKIPYLEVDGKFLFESQAILEFLDEAYPDTKRLIPKDPFEAAHVRSIISMIEGYIDIPARRIYTKIVEGIELTPETIESAKKSMQKGVKALSRIVKFSPYIAGKEFTAADCSAFATFSIINDHIGDWISPNPLDELLGLKPYLEMMLADPKAAKVDKAKSTVMKALKRIRKQF
- a CDS encoding M3 family metallopeptidase; translation: MNSSLFRDFPNLALSSQRELVREKIKQARQTLTDVLAKTDLNYESVIRPLNDVMEELQEEFTVLSHLNSVKNSEETQANYTEILPEVTEFYTELSQNEELYRAYSTIYEKEKKSLDRPKAKVLEDAILQFKLGGVGLPTKEKDRIQEIHLRLSDLQNQFSQNLLDATNSFELKIESEEDVKELPESDKALYRNEDGTYTFTLQFPSYSAYMTYGTNRSKREELYKAYVTRAPQNGKVLEEILSLRDESAKILGYQNFAESSLATKVADSPTQVLSFLEKIGQMAKPVAQKEFTQLQDFAKGLGISDLQAYDSSYVSEKLKKSLYDFDEEETRPYFEKNTVVKGAFSFIEKLLGLKFEKASAPIWDPKTEVFHVKNGNDIVARLYLDLEARKDKQGGAWMNHWETRNKIADKIILPSAFVVCNFPPSKEGAPSLLKHSDVVTFFHEMGHALHHLCAKIDEPPVSGINGVEWDAVEFPSQFLENFAYEPEVLSFFAYHHETGKPMPTELAQKLKDTKNFLAGMGVVRQLEFGIFDIRIHLQKHSESEVQNILDQVRNEVSVMIPPGYNRFQNGFGHIFSGGYAAGYYSYKWAELLAADAFFAFRSKGIFDEALAFKYRTEVLEKGGSENAMVLFKKFLGRDPEPDALLKLYDLVA